In Pseudoalteromonas piratica, the following proteins share a genomic window:
- a CDS encoding cellulose synthase subunit BcsC-related outer membrane protein codes for MKWFSVLFSLSLLFFHTAVIAKYTLVLSQSQHLNESRERALIASGIVPFSCELVNQLGTYVVRCGKHSKRRFFEPYVQQLEKLDIYSKIEGYQSVPILFSFEPITLGEETQLFLQKLAQQTLNVKSSKSAHKPVQSLDVNWDKEQFKQGLYFIDRGWAAYRKKEYKLATNLFALAKQIPKLANAADHGQALTLLAIGKKNEALEILWPLYQAGFNREQVLPSILSLANELGRTDLIAELVPQLSIEEQERWQLITLEAKLKQRVKQNKVTFQTLMNDYDPLFEQCYGFNTLLNAVKQLTKIVKKLTLTEQLAKYCDEGEQHLALAYLKSNLLKQKADYLETHQRFEKHKKLLQDTSVKQHISRIQFDTLMHIASIESTPPEKKLEIYQFMAKRWSGNTALKFATAWHYYNASYFNDALSLFDEIYERSPNPEAAKGIVLSTLALGDNQKAQLLAKKMGDKTLYLSALKKELSTHPIPSLAAFEIADEILTLDSQYEAAYSARAWYFFEQNRISEALVVFKTWFELNPETEDALLGQVLCLQRLKDEAQLLALIDKYPKYQNKIYEGLAQHYFDQSEFVKANEYFRKLAQVKSLSTEQQALYAWSLSKVKHYDESNMIFKSLLSKNHDENALSGLLVNYQAEGKTSEIAKLKQRYASEPKYKAIFAQFGLGEKQWLSFADTVAIDDENAANSLLNLNKPAIWYRAESINKKGDNGSSKLELLSQQLGGSISFNKHQLNVAMQHFQLDSGSISSLSNLGSNYIDKTINLVSSSDSENFWLAQYHYQGEQKWTFTLAEAPSINEIDKSYHWLVQWQYSDYKVKLFDKPIFESKLALVGEIDPYTEQAFGKVHDKGLEVTLSKKLTTAWNANFLASYSELEGTNVIDNSRINVNISAATNTQFKRNELVYGGFGNWQQYQHNSNAFYFGHGGYFSPQSLSVVGAFGRYHQYNQIDWWFIDASLSYFDYSTDDIAQYPLSNRPEFILGESNNGMGANFSLEKHWLLSQHVELGLGAQYQISPGFDFYRFGINLRYLFGKRQNLWPRQHALSQESLFQSYSPWLELK; via the coding sequence ATGAAATGGTTTAGTGTGCTTTTCAGCCTAAGCCTGCTCTTTTTTCATACTGCAGTGATAGCTAAATATACCTTGGTGTTGAGCCAATCTCAGCACCTAAATGAAAGTAGAGAGCGAGCACTTATCGCCAGTGGCATTGTCCCGTTTAGCTGCGAGTTAGTGAATCAATTGGGCACTTATGTTGTGCGATGTGGTAAGCATTCAAAACGTCGTTTTTTCGAGCCATATGTTCAGCAATTGGAGAAGCTTGATATCTACTCAAAAATTGAAGGTTATCAGTCAGTACCAATTCTTTTTAGTTTCGAACCGATTACCTTAGGAGAAGAAACGCAGTTGTTTCTGCAAAAGCTTGCACAGCAAACACTCAATGTAAAAAGCAGTAAATCTGCGCATAAACCAGTGCAATCATTAGACGTGAACTGGGATAAAGAGCAATTTAAGCAAGGGCTGTATTTTATTGATAGGGGCTGGGCGGCATATCGAAAGAAAGAATATAAACTTGCCACAAATCTATTTGCATTGGCAAAACAAATACCGAAACTAGCAAATGCCGCAGATCATGGTCAAGCACTGACATTGCTTGCTATCGGTAAAAAAAATGAAGCGCTCGAAATTTTATGGCCACTATACCAGGCTGGCTTTAATCGAGAGCAAGTACTCCCGAGCATTTTGTCATTAGCAAATGAGTTAGGTCGTACAGATTTGATTGCAGAACTTGTACCTCAATTATCTATTGAAGAGCAGGAACGCTGGCAGTTAATTACACTTGAAGCAAAGCTTAAACAGCGGGTAAAACAAAATAAAGTAACTTTTCAAACCTTAATGAATGACTATGACCCGTTGTTTGAACAATGTTATGGGTTTAATACCTTGCTAAATGCAGTCAAACAGCTTACGAAAATAGTTAAAAAGTTAACCTTAACAGAGCAACTCGCTAAATATTGTGATGAAGGTGAACAACACCTTGCATTAGCGTATTTGAAAAGCAATCTTTTGAAGCAAAAAGCTGATTATTTAGAAACACATCAGAGATTTGAAAAACACAAAAAGCTTCTTCAAGATACCTCCGTTAAACAACATATTAGCCGTATTCAGTTTGACACTTTAATGCACATCGCAAGTATAGAGTCGACACCGCCAGAAAAAAAACTCGAAATTTACCAATTTATGGCAAAACGATGGTCAGGAAATACTGCACTGAAGTTCGCCACTGCATGGCACTATTACAATGCATCATATTTTAATGATGCACTTTCTTTGTTTGACGAAATTTATGAGCGAAGTCCTAATCCTGAAGCGGCAAAAGGCATAGTGCTATCGACATTGGCTCTGGGTGATAATCAAAAAGCACAGCTTTTGGCAAAAAAAATGGGTGATAAAACACTGTATTTGTCAGCCCTAAAAAAAGAACTTTCTACTCACCCCATACCTTCATTAGCGGCATTTGAAATTGCAGATGAAATACTAACGTTAGACTCACAATATGAAGCAGCTTATTCAGCGAGAGCTTGGTATTTTTTTGAGCAAAATAGAATTAGTGAAGCATTGGTTGTTTTTAAAACATGGTTTGAGCTTAACCCTGAAACGGAAGATGCATTACTTGGGCAAGTACTTTGTTTACAACGTTTAAAAGATGAAGCTCAGCTATTGGCATTAATTGATAAATATCCCAAGTATCAGAACAAGATTTATGAAGGATTAGCGCAACATTATTTTGACCAAAGCGAGTTTGTAAAAGCCAATGAATATTTTAGAAAGTTAGCACAAGTCAAATCGTTAAGTACCGAGCAGCAAGCCCTTTATGCATGGTCACTGAGCAAGGTAAAGCATTACGATGAAAGTAATATGATTTTCAAAAGCTTGCTTAGTAAAAACCATGATGAGAATGCATTAAGTGGTTTATTAGTTAATTATCAAGCTGAAGGGAAAACAAGTGAAATTGCTAAATTAAAACAACGTTATGCTTCAGAGCCCAAATATAAGGCTATTTTTGCCCAATTTGGACTCGGTGAAAAGCAATGGCTAAGTTTTGCAGACACCGTTGCTATTGACGATGAAAACGCCGCAAATAGTTTGTTAAACCTTAATAAGCCGGCTATTTGGTATCGTGCTGAAAGTATCAATAAAAAAGGCGACAATGGGAGTAGTAAATTAGAATTACTATCTCAGCAATTGGGTGGCTCGATAAGCTTTAATAAACACCAACTAAATGTGGCAATGCAACACTTTCAACTAGATAGTGGCAGTATTTCTTCGTTGAGTAACTTAGGCAGTAATTATATCGACAAGACGATCAACCTTGTTTCAAGCAGCGATTCAGAAAACTTTTGGCTTGCACAATATCACTACCAAGGTGAGCAAAAATGGACGTTCACGCTGGCTGAAGCACCATCAATAAATGAAATCGATAAAAGCTATCATTGGTTAGTGCAATGGCAGTATTCAGATTACAAAGTTAAGCTTTTTGATAAACCAATATTTGAATCAAAACTTGCGCTGGTAGGTGAAATTGATCCTTATACTGAGCAAGCGTTTGGTAAGGTGCACGATAAAGGACTTGAAGTAACCTTATCGAAAAAGTTAACCACTGCGTGGAATGCCAATTTTCTTGCTAGTTACAGTGAGCTTGAAGGCACGAATGTTATTGATAATTCGCGTATCAATGTGAACATCAGTGCGGCAACAAATACCCAATTTAAACGAAATGAGTTGGTGTACGGTGGTTTTGGTAATTGGCAACAATATCAACATAATAGTAATGCATTTTATTTTGGTCATGGCGGCTATTTTAGCCCTCAATCGTTATCGGTTGTCGGAGCGTTTGGTCGCTACCATCAATACAATCAAATTGATTGGTGGTTTATTGATGCATCACTTTCTTACTTTGATTACTCAACCGATGATATTGCTCAATACCCACTCAGTAATCGCCCAGAATTTATTTTGGGTGAATCAAATAATGGCATGGGTGCGAATTTCTCACTAGAAAAACACTGGTTATTGAGTCAACATGTTGAACTGGGTTTAGGGGCACAATATCAAATAAGTCCAGGCTTTGATTTTTACCGCTTTGGCATAAATTTGCGTTATTTATTTGGCAAACGCCAAAATCTATGGCCACGTCAACATGCTTTAAGCCAAGAGTCTCTTTTTCAATCATATAGTCCTTGGTTAGAATTGAAATAA
- a CDS encoding TonB-dependent receptor: protein MKSFNLSLIALSCAALLPSTKTFATSQTIAKNNNDIEVVSVYGRQNNVVLNSGLATKSNMSLMETPAAVVVVDSELLNSQLIDNLQDAIRNISGVTQAGNNYGIGDNLVIRGLGANYTYDGMYGGAGLGNTFNPTRSMTNVESIEVLKGPATGLYGMGSAGGVINLIEKKPEFEASHTMTADLGQWNTYALELDSTAAITDELAYRALVKSARSDGYRDLNNDRDEAYLSFKYVLSDSHDVMLSTAYIKDGIAVDSIGHPIRIYNAESVDGKSGGEVSWTDLVNDPNGVGIQLSDAQRQQLAESLAANDGLTPYTFGHNGIISPMAKDNEGEEFRVKLTHNINLSDNLYFNQQLQYRDYDSGFARQTGAYNYVYWNRRGTINADPRAPLVVDGELFPFAARRQEYRKVAANEQSLQYFADLRYDFSIGDIDNELLVNANYEDRDIRFQQYSIYDADKVIKDKDGNTIYRGQLPYIFDIRTPNWGAGSFEDYDPLKTANYNKEVSAWGLGIQHVGYFDFGLTTRIGVAFNEITQRYAHFGVDPRYRASAAEPTPEQDTSDDGITYNLGATYLINDDLSIFVNHAKGRTAYSMLGTIYGNESDREDSESISNDIGVRYKALDDQLVASLVIFESSRTNLRYNNPDFDEGVSAADVPRYFFDGKEETNGVELDLNAYFNQQWKLNINAVYQDARDKKDPTRTSYDTRQKGVPYVKAGAWLTHSSYAFTSESPIEFSIGGIYVDERSTNSTAFGIPDGYVPSYTVFDAGIAYHDENWGVQLKLNNLFDKVYYEKAMFLGGMPGEERNGQLRFNYRF from the coding sequence ATGAAATCGTTTAATCTCTCGCTCATTGCACTGTCATGTGCAGCACTTTTACCATCCACCAAGACCTTTGCCACGAGCCAAACAATCGCTAAAAACAACAACGATATTGAAGTGGTCAGCGTTTATGGTCGTCAAAATAACGTGGTATTAAACTCTGGCCTTGCCACTAAATCGAATATGTCGCTTATGGAAACCCCAGCAGCTGTTGTTGTGGTAGACAGTGAATTACTTAATTCTCAGTTAATTGACAACTTACAAGATGCTATCAGAAACATCAGTGGTGTAACCCAAGCTGGTAACAACTACGGCATTGGCGACAATCTAGTAATCCGAGGCTTAGGTGCTAACTATACTTACGACGGCATGTATGGTGGCGCAGGCCTTGGTAACACCTTTAACCCGACCCGTTCAATGACCAATGTTGAGTCAATTGAAGTACTTAAAGGCCCCGCAACAGGTTTATACGGCATGGGCAGCGCAGGCGGTGTAATTAATCTCATTGAGAAAAAACCAGAGTTTGAAGCATCTCACACCATGACGGCTGATTTAGGCCAGTGGAACACCTACGCACTTGAGCTTGATTCAACGGCGGCAATCACCGACGAACTTGCATACCGTGCATTAGTTAAATCAGCACGCAGCGATGGTTATCGCGATTTAAATAACGACCGCGACGAGGCCTACCTTAGCTTCAAATACGTATTGAGTGATAGCCACGATGTGATGCTCTCTACTGCGTATATTAAAGATGGTATTGCGGTTGACTCAATCGGCCACCCTATTCGCATTTATAATGCAGAATCGGTGGACGGTAAAAGTGGTGGCGAAGTAAGCTGGACTGATTTAGTAAACGACCCGAATGGCGTTGGTATTCAATTAAGCGATGCGCAAAGACAACAATTGGCTGAGTCACTTGCTGCCAATGATGGCTTAACGCCTTATACCTTCGGTCATAACGGCATCATTTCACCTATGGCCAAAGACAATGAAGGTGAAGAGTTCCGTGTAAAGCTAACACACAATATTAACCTTAGCGATAACCTCTATTTTAATCAGCAATTACAATATCGTGACTACGATTCAGGTTTTGCCCGTCAAACAGGTGCTTATAATTATGTGTATTGGAACCGTCGCGGCACTATTAATGCCGATCCGCGCGCACCATTGGTCGTTGATGGTGAGCTTTTCCCATTTGCCGCAAGACGCCAAGAGTACCGCAAGGTAGCAGCAAATGAACAATCTTTACAATATTTTGCTGACTTACGTTACGACTTCTCAATTGGTGATATCGACAACGAATTATTAGTGAATGCGAATTATGAAGACCGTGACATTCGTTTTCAACAGTATTCTATCTATGACGCTGATAAAGTAATTAAAGACAAAGATGGCAACACAATTTATCGTGGTCAATTGCCATATATTTTTGATATTCGTACACCTAATTGGGGTGCGGGCAGCTTCGAGGATTATGATCCGCTTAAAACCGCCAACTACAACAAAGAAGTCAGTGCTTGGGGGTTAGGTATTCAACATGTAGGGTATTTTGACTTTGGTTTAACTACGCGTATTGGCGTAGCGTTTAATGAAATCACACAGCGCTATGCACACTTTGGTGTCGACCCGCGTTACCGCGCAAGCGCTGCGGAACCAACACCAGAGCAAGATACGTCAGATGACGGGATAACCTATAACTTAGGGGCTACTTACCTTATAAATGACGACTTATCGATATTTGTAAATCACGCCAAAGGCAGAACCGCGTATAGTATGCTTGGCACTATTTATGGTAACGAGAGTGACCGTGAAGATTCGGAGTCAATCAGTAACGATATTGGTGTGCGTTACAAAGCACTCGATGATCAACTGGTTGCATCGCTAGTAATATTTGAATCTAGCCGCACTAATTTACGCTACAACAACCCAGACTTTGACGAAGGTGTTTCAGCAGCCGATGTGCCACGTTACTTCTTTGATGGTAAAGAAGAAACAAACGGTGTAGAACTTGACTTAAATGCGTATTTTAATCAGCAGTGGAAACTAAATATCAATGCGGTTTACCAAGATGCACGTGATAAAAAAGACCCAACGCGTACTTCCTATGATACCCGTCAAAAAGGAGTACCATATGTAAAAGCGGGAGCTTGGTTAACCCACTCGAGTTATGCTTTTACAAGCGAAAGCCCGATTGAATTCAGTATTGGCGGCATCTATGTTGATGAGCGCAGTACAAACTCTACCGCGTTTGGTATTCCTGATGGTTATGTCCCAAGCTATACCGTGTTTGATGCGGGTATTGCTTATCATGATGAAAACTGGGGTGTACAACTTAAGTTAAATAATTTATTCGACAAAGTATATTACGAAAAAGCGATGTTCCTAGGCGGTATGCCTGGGGAGGAGCGCAATGGACAATTGCGTTTTAATTACCGCTTTTAA
- a CDS encoding LysR family transcriptional regulator, with protein sequence MIFAFLVCNNAHMNMDDDYQYIVALYQSGTLSGAAKQLKVNHTTVARRIQAFEKRFKVRLFERVPKGYQLTETGKAVLPDIALLKEQQRNIERKLFGQDQLLSGEVNIALTPELANDFVVPALNEFNALYPNIQTNLLIGSMHKDLHAREADIALRFTPSPSQDDLIGRKLFASNWGVYASDDYLSTSRAQHRVLLWELEFEADWHNKYLPSSNVIARFDQLGPLVTATKNGLGIAKLPCGLVDSQQNSNLYRLDIPVKPSIWSLWLLYHSDLKTAAKVTATKDFLYQHLSQFSLYFSGEHSRYWK encoded by the coding sequence GTGATTTTCGCATTTTTAGTGTGCAATAATGCACATATGAACATGGATGATGATTATCAATACATAGTTGCACTTTATCAATCCGGTACCTTATCTGGCGCCGCTAAGCAACTTAAGGTAAACCACACAACGGTCGCAAGGCGTATTCAAGCATTTGAAAAACGTTTTAAAGTGCGGCTATTTGAGCGCGTGCCTAAGGGGTACCAGCTCACCGAAACCGGCAAAGCGGTGTTGCCTGATATCGCGCTGTTAAAAGAACAACAGCGCAATATTGAACGCAAACTATTTGGCCAAGATCAGCTGCTAAGTGGTGAGGTAAACATCGCTTTAACCCCGGAACTTGCAAACGACTTTGTTGTACCCGCACTTAACGAGTTCAATGCGCTTTATCCTAATATTCAAACCAACCTGCTAATTGGCTCAATGCACAAAGACTTGCACGCCAGAGAGGCTGATATTGCACTTAGATTTACCCCATCACCAAGCCAAGACGATTTAATCGGCAGAAAACTGTTTGCATCAAATTGGGGTGTCTATGCAAGTGATGATTATTTAAGTACCTCACGCGCACAGCACCGCGTGTTATTGTGGGAACTAGAATTCGAAGCCGATTGGCATAACAAATACTTGCCAAGTAGCAATGTAATCGCGCGATTTGATCAACTCGGCCCGCTTGTTACCGCGACTAAAAATGGCTTGGGTATTGCAAAATTACCTTGTGGTTTAGTCGATTCGCAACAAAATTCAAATCTTTACCGACTAGATATACCAGTAAAGCCATCAATTTGGAGTTTATGGTTGCTGTATCATTCTGATTTAAAAACAGCGGCAAAAGTCACCGCAACCAAAGACTTTTTGTATCAGCATCTATCCCAATTTTCGCTCTATTTTTCAGGTGAGCATTCGCGCTATTGGAAGTAA
- a CDS encoding glutathione S-transferase family protein yields the protein MYTLYHFQISCSSAVKMALEIIGVEHKTVVVNLFEGAQHKTDFLALNPLGKLPVLVENEKVFTQGEAILIYLSQKHKNAHLMPDLATYQGMDALKWLNFIASSLHGHFTKIFHPEKISHDHDVVKQNAEEEIVKLLNLVEDRLTNSQYLAGNMPSMADLYFAVVLGWGQVLSFDLYERYPNFVSYKKQLQTKFPLSPTLQSI from the coding sequence ATGTATACGCTTTATCATTTTCAAATTTCATGCTCTTCTGCGGTAAAAATGGCTTTAGAGATCATTGGAGTAGAACATAAAACTGTGGTCGTTAACCTATTTGAAGGAGCACAACACAAGACAGACTTTTTAGCCCTTAATCCGTTAGGAAAGTTACCTGTATTAGTTGAAAACGAAAAGGTTTTTACTCAAGGAGAAGCGATTTTAATTTATTTATCGCAAAAGCATAAAAATGCACACTTGATGCCAGATTTGGCAACCTATCAAGGTATGGATGCACTGAAGTGGTTAAACTTTATCGCCAGTAGTTTGCATGGGCATTTCACAAAAATATTTCACCCTGAAAAAATCTCGCATGATCATGACGTGGTAAAACAAAATGCAGAAGAGGAAATCGTTAAACTGTTAAATTTAGTTGAGGATAGATTAACGAACAGCCAATATTTAGCGGGCAATATGCCGTCAATGGCAGATTTATATTTCGCGGTGGTATTGGGGTGGGGGCAAGTACTGAGTTTTGATTTATATGAGCGATATCCGAACTTTGTAAGTTATAAAAAACAGCTGCAAACTAAATTTCCTTTATCCCCTACGTTACAAAGTATTTAA
- a CDS encoding sigma-70 family RNA polymerase sigma factor, giving the protein MLLTLTTWLTPTRTSEELMLQYQETGKARFLKELVEQHYDDLLHFLISQSNAHLAADITQKTWLKVMEKRHYYQSHNKFKAWLFTIARRLLIDEFRKHNRLTELNETHLEATDNPTHEYSDIQSHFNAALLSLNFYLREAFILQQEGFSVSEIAQITNEEFETIKSRLRYAKKQLRTLLEGLSDE; this is encoded by the coding sequence ATGCTGTTAACACTCACTACTTGGCTGACGCCAACGCGAACATCTGAAGAACTGATGTTGCAGTACCAAGAAACCGGAAAGGCCCGCTTTTTAAAGGAATTAGTGGAGCAACACTATGACGATTTGCTGCACTTTTTAATTAGCCAATCAAATGCACATTTAGCAGCAGACATCACCCAAAAAACGTGGCTCAAAGTAATGGAAAAGCGGCATTACTATCAATCACACAATAAATTTAAAGCCTGGCTATTTACCATCGCAAGAAGGCTTTTGATTGATGAATTTAGAAAGCACAATCGTTTAACTGAATTAAATGAAACGCATCTTGAAGCAACTGACAATCCAACACATGAATACAGCGATATACAGTCTCATTTTAATGCTGCGCTACTTTCACTTAACTTTTATTTGCGTGAAGCATTTATATTACAGCAAGAAGGGTTTTCAGTGAGCGAAATTGCCCAGATTACTAATGAAGAGTTTGAAACAATAAAATCGCGTTTAAGATACGCCAAAAAGCAATTGCGCACCTTATTAGAAGGATTGTCCGATGAGTAA
- a CDS encoding energy transducer TonB — protein sequence MLLQLDSFNTTPKLLKAPAIFVVAIGITFSLFAFMQFLIASPTSVETKAQPEFDISLYQARQESDVKIKPKLTPPPPMKVKPQRQTHIPSETTKTDSPTFKPMIEFELKTTDAGTDFTKQDGQAQAIVRIPAKYPPVAARDGIEGWVELRFNIDPTGRVIDAEVVNAEPKKVFDKAALKALKRWKYKPKIENGQAQIQYNQSVLLEFNLEQG from the coding sequence ATGCTACTTCAACTCGATTCATTTAATACAACACCAAAACTGCTTAAAGCGCCGGCTATCTTTGTAGTTGCAATAGGCATTACATTTAGCCTATTTGCATTCATGCAATTTTTAATTGCATCTCCCACTTCAGTTGAGACAAAAGCTCAACCTGAATTTGATATTTCACTGTATCAAGCAAGACAAGAAAGCGATGTTAAAATAAAGCCTAAGTTAACACCGCCACCTCCAATGAAAGTAAAACCGCAAAGGCAAACACATATACCTAGTGAAACGACCAAAACAGATTCACCAACGTTCAAACCCATGATTGAGTTTGAGCTAAAAACCACGGATGCCGGAACCGACTTCACCAAACAAGATGGACAAGCTCAAGCCATCGTCAGAATTCCAGCAAAATATCCGCCTGTGGCGGCGAGAGATGGCATCGAAGGCTGGGTTGAACTGCGCTTTAACATTGATCCAACAGGGCGCGTGATTGATGCAGAAGTAGTTAATGCTGAACCAAAAAAAGTATTTGATAAAGCGGCATTAAAAGCGCTAAAACGTTGGAAATACAAGCCAAAAATTGAAAATGGCCAAGCACAGATTCAATATAATCAATCTGTTTTACTTGAATTCAACTTAGAACAAGGGTAA
- a CDS encoding superoxide dismutase → MTFTLPTLNYQYDALEPHIDAKTMEIHHTLHHQTYVNKANEALADTEFNNESDEWLLKNIHTLPTPLQNAVRDHVGGHHNHSLFWQIMSPHCGLLHTGKLADAINNTFGSFETFQTEFVQAALTRFGSGWAWLVVDQNGELKVTSSANQDSPLMDNLTPILGLDVWEHAYYLKYQNRRPEYINAFFNVINWQEVERRYLTII, encoded by the coding sequence ATGACATTTACACTCCCTACTTTAAATTATCAATATGATGCCCTTGAGCCACACATTGATGCAAAAACAATGGAAATTCATCATACTTTGCATCATCAAACTTATGTTAATAAAGCGAATGAAGCACTGGCCGATACTGAATTTAACAACGAATCAGATGAGTGGTTACTTAAGAACATTCATACTTTGCCAACCCCATTGCAAAATGCTGTAAGAGATCATGTTGGCGGTCATCATAACCACAGTTTGTTTTGGCAAATCATGTCACCGCACTGTGGTCTGTTACATACAGGAAAATTAGCTGATGCGATAAATAACACGTTTGGCTCTTTTGAAACATTTCAAACAGAGTTTGTGCAAGCAGCACTTACGCGCTTTGGCAGCGGCTGGGCATGGCTGGTTGTAGATCAAAATGGTGAATTGAAAGTAACCAGTTCTGCAAACCAAGACAGTCCCCTAATGGACAATCTAACACCAATTCTTGGTTTAGATGTGTGGGAGCATGCGTATTATTTGAAATACCAAAATCGGAGACCAGAGTATATCAACGCATTTTTTAATGTTATTAACTGGCAAGAAGTTGAACGCCGATATTTAACAATCATCTGA
- a CDS encoding LysR family transcriptional regulator: MASRLHAHIGTFRQLEILLAVYDGGSIKAAAESLFLTQPTVSMQLKKLSEAIGLPLYQQVGRKLQFTDAGLATVATSRQILQQCEALDMHLSNLRGLKSGTLRISCATTAKYFIPHLLGPFCKQYPGIDIQFTVANRQQVIERYEQGVDDFFVFSYVPEGLDLEVREFMSNDLVAIANSEHPLTKHKKVSLKAFCQENFIIREEGSGTRYAIERFLQSKNITPNVRMTIASNEAIIHSVLSGMGVSILSAHTLAFGDSYNVKVIDVESLPIQSKWSFCWAKSKQLSPIAKVFLDYVANEGKDLMTKVLKL, translated from the coding sequence ATGGCATCTCGACTACATGCCCATATAGGCACATTTAGACAGCTTGAAATTCTGTTAGCCGTTTACGACGGAGGCAGTATAAAAGCGGCTGCAGAGTCATTATTTTTAACTCAGCCAACAGTCTCTATGCAGTTGAAAAAACTGAGTGAAGCAATTGGTTTACCCCTTTATCAACAGGTTGGCCGAAAATTACAGTTCACTGATGCAGGGCTTGCAACTGTTGCAACCAGCAGACAAATATTACAGCAATGCGAAGCCCTTGATATGCATCTATCAAATTTACGAGGCCTAAAATCAGGCACGCTTCGCATCTCTTGTGCCACCACTGCAAAGTACTTCATACCTCACTTATTAGGGCCATTTTGTAAACAATATCCTGGGATTGATATTCAATTTACTGTTGCAAATCGCCAACAAGTTATCGAACGCTATGAGCAAGGTGTAGATGATTTCTTTGTATTTAGTTATGTGCCGGAAGGGTTAGATCTTGAAGTCAGAGAGTTTATGTCAAATGACCTCGTAGCCATTGCAAATTCAGAACACCCGCTTACAAAGCATAAAAAGGTTTCGCTTAAAGCATTTTGTCAGGAAAATTTCATTATTCGCGAAGAAGGCTCTGGCACACGTTACGCTATTGAGCGATTTTTACAGTCCAAAAACATTACGCCGAATGTGCGTATGACCATAGCCAGTAACGAGGCCATTATTCACTCAGTGTTATCCGGTATGGGCGTATCTATTCTTTCTGCTCATACGCTTGCGTTTGGCGATAGTTACAATGTAAAAGTGATCGATGTTGAATCATTACCTATTCAATCAAAGTGGTCTTTTTGTTGGGCCAAATCAAAACAATTATCCCCCATTGCCAAAGTATTTTTAGATTATGTCGCCAACGAAGGTAAAGACTTAATGACAAAAGTGCTCAAATTGTAA